The genome window GCATTGGAACAAAAGTACCAGCCCGAAATCGTGAAAAGAATCGGTGAGCTGGCGAAGAAAGTAGGCGGTCACGGCGGCATGGATTTTCTAATGGACTGGCGCCTTATCGACTGCCTCAGAAACGGCCTCCCCCTGGATCAGGACGTTTATGACGCCGCTTCATGGAGCGTGATCTCGCCGCTGAGCGAATGGTCCGTAGCGCATCGCTCCAATTCCATCGACATCCCCGATTTCACCGCCGGGGCCTGGAAATCCAACAAGCCCGTGGACATTGCCCTTTCGCAAGGCGGCAATACGGGTGTGAAATCGTAATTTCTGAGTTAAAATAAAATCTTAATCAAGAACAGATTGTAATGAAAGTTGTCATTTCGGAGACTAAGGAAGAGTTAGGAACACAAGCGGCAACGCTTGCAGCAGAGCTAATCCGCAAAACCATCGCAGAAAAGGGTTTTGCGAACATTATCCTGGCCACAGGAACCAGTCAGTTTCAAACTTTGGAACAATTAATAAGAGAGGAAAATATAGACTGGGGCAAGGTTACCATGTTCCATCTTGATGAATTCATCGCCTTGCCGTTGGCCCATGCAGCCAGTTTCAGGAAATATCTAAAGGAACGTTTTCTGGACAAAGTGCCTCCGTTAAAAGCCGTTCACCTGATCAATGGCGAGGGAAACATTACGGCGGAGATTGAGAATCTGAACAGCATTATCAGCCACCACCCGATCGATGTAGCTTTGGTTGGCATTGGTGAAAACGGGCATCTGGCATTCAATGATCCGCCCGCAGATTTTGAAAATGAAAAACCATACCACGTCGTGAACCTGGACGAACCTTGCCGCATGCAGCAAATGGGCGAGGGCTGGTTTGGTTCGCTGGACGAGGTGCCCTTGCAGGCCATTAGCATGACAGTGAAGCAGATCATGAAGTCGGAACACATTGTCTGCTCGGTGCCGGATGAGCGTAAGGCGCTGGCTGTGAGGAATAGTCTGACGGAGGAAGTAAGCAACATTTATCCGGCGAGCATCTTGCAAAATCATGCACATTGCACATTTTTCCTGGATAAAAGCTCCGCATCCCTGCTGCCCGAAAGTGTGATTGCCTAACCCAACTATGATATGAAACCTGAAAATCCGGAGGGAAACAATGAGCGGCGGGAATTTTTGAAAGCGTCATTGACTGCCATGGCAATTCCACTTAGCTTTGACATTCATGCAATTTCAAATTTTATCCCGGCGCAAAACATGGTTTCTGAAAACGCATCTTTACCTGGCAAAAGCATTATCGGCTACTATGGAAGCTGGGCTGCCTCATTATTGAAACCCGTTCCGCCGCTTTCGTTCAGGGATCCCAAATGGAAAGATCTCGCAACCTGGAAAAAAGAAGCCTATGCCAAAGCGCAGGAACTGATCGCCAGCCCGCCGAAGTCAGCTTTGCCAAAAGTTACGGTCGATAAAAAATACATTTACGATGGTCTGGAAATCGAGGAGATTTCCTGGCAGTTGCCGTACGGCCGCAAAACCCAGGCCATTGTATTGAAGCCGCAAGGCACCACCAAGCCGCTTCCTGCTATCCTGGGCTTGCATGACCATGGTGGTAAGAAGTATTTTGGATATCGG of Dyadobacter chenhuakuii contains these proteins:
- a CDS encoding glucosamine-6-phosphate deaminase, which encodes MKVVISETKEELGTQAATLAAELIRKTIAEKGFANIILATGTSQFQTLEQLIREENIDWGKVTMFHLDEFIALPLAHAASFRKYLKERFLDKVPPLKAVHLINGEGNITAEIENLNSIISHHPIDVALVGIGENGHLAFNDPPADFENEKPYHVVNLDEPCRMQQMGEGWFGSLDEVPLQAISMTVKQIMKSEHIVCSVPDERKALAVRNSLTEEVSNIYPASILQNHAHCTFFLDKSSASLLPESVIA